A portion of the Phacochoerus africanus isolate WHEZ1 chromosome 5, ROS_Pafr_v1, whole genome shotgun sequence genome contains these proteins:
- the TMSB10 gene encoding thymosin beta-10, giving the protein MADKPDMGEINSFDKAKLKKTETQEKNTLPTKETIEQEKQAK; this is encoded by the exons ATGGCAGACAAGCCGGACATGGGTGAAATCAACAGCTTCGATAAGGCCAAGCTGAAGAAGACGGAGACGCAGGAGAAGAACACCCTGCCCACCAAAGAGA CCATTGAGCAGGAGAAGCAAGCCAAGTGA